A single Leptolyngbya sp. 'hensonii' DNA region contains:
- a CDS encoding CYTH domain-containing protein: MAIEIERKFLVNGEAWRSLGQGTPYRQGYIATVNGTTVRVRIAGTQGYITLKGFKTVLARSEFEYPIPLEDAATLLEQFCDRPLIEKVRYRIPIGDLVWEVDEFTGENQGLIVAEVELQDEQQAIELPDWVGAEVSHDPRYLNANLVRHPYSRW; the protein is encoded by the coding sequence ATGGCGATCGAAATTGAACGCAAATTTCTAGTAAATGGAGAAGCGTGGCGCAGTCTCGGCCAGGGCACGCCCTATCGCCAGGGCTATATTGCGACGGTCAATGGCACAACTGTGCGGGTGCGAATTGCCGGAACCCAGGGCTACATTACCCTGAAGGGATTCAAGACTGTGCTGGCCCGATCTGAGTTCGAATATCCCATCCCCCTGGAGGACGCCGCCACCCTGCTGGAGCAGTTCTGCGATCGGCCCTTGATTGAGAAAGTACGCTATCGGATTCCGATCGGGGATCTGGTCTGGGAAGTGGATGAGTTCACCGGAGAAAACCAGGGTCTGATCGTGGCCGAGGTGGAACTGCAGGATGAACAGCAAGCCATTGAGCTGCCGGATTGGGTTGGCGCAGAAGTTTCCCACGACCCCCGCTACCTGAACGCCAACCTGGTCCGGCACCCCTACAGCCGCTGGTGA
- a CDS encoding superoxide dismutase — protein sequence MESLGLEALAAELPQGPFTVPPLPYAYNALEPHIDERTMRIHHDKHHAAYVATLNGAIARFPDLKGKSAEDLLKDLQAVPQEIRTTVRNHGGGHVNHTLFWSSMGPDGGGEPQGELGQAIKKQFGSFDSFKQQFNQAGMKCFGSGWAWLVQDAQGQLKVMSTANQDSPLSEGLTPILGNDVWEHAYYLKYQNRRADYLTAWWNVVNWAVVDRRFAST from the coding sequence ATGGAGTCTTTGGGGCTAGAAGCGCTGGCGGCGGAGTTGCCCCAGGGTCCCTTCACGGTGCCCCCGTTGCCCTACGCCTACAATGCCTTGGAACCTCATATTGATGAACGCACGATGCGGATTCATCATGACAAGCACCATGCAGCCTATGTGGCGACTCTGAATGGAGCGATCGCCCGCTTTCCAGACTTGAAGGGCAAGAGTGCGGAAGACCTGCTCAAAGATTTGCAGGCGGTACCCCAGGAAATTCGCACCACGGTACGCAATCATGGCGGGGGCCACGTCAATCACACTCTGTTCTGGTCAAGTATGGGGCCGGATGGGGGTGGGGAGCCTCAGGGGGAACTGGGTCAGGCGATTAAAAAACAGTTTGGCAGCTTCGATAGTTTCAAGCAGCAATTTAATCAGGCCGGGATGAAGTGCTTTGGCAGTGGCTGGGCCTGGTTGGTCCAGGATGCCCAGGGACAGCTCAAGGTGATGAGTACGGCGAACCAGGATAGTCCTCTGAGCGAGGGACTGACGCCGATCCTGGGCAATGATGTCTGGGAGCATGCCTACTATCTCAAGTACCAGAACCGGCGGGCCGATTACCTGACTGCCTGGTGGAATGTGGTGAATTGGGCCGTGGTCGATCGGCGGTTTGCCTCAACCTGA
- the truB gene encoding tRNA pseudouridine(55) synthase TruB, with protein sequence MANFCGFLNLNKPAGLTSHDCVARVRRLLKMKRVGHGGTLDPAATGVLPIALDRATRLLQFLPDGKAYRATVRFGLQTTTDDLEGEVIAAHAVPHLDLPQVQAALPQFVGQIQQVPPMYSAIQVQGQRLYNLARAGETIEVPVRSVVVSRIEILAWRSGDFPEIDLEIACGPGTYIRAIARDLGEVLQTGGTLAKLERTESCGFQLADSLTLEDLEIRLPQEIWQPLPPDAALRHLPAIDLPVPAAQRWCQGQSIPWSPGMDLSKAMIRVYHGDDRFLGIGQWVQVDETELLAPRIVFDNNL encoded by the coding sequence ATGGCGAATTTTTGTGGGTTTTTAAATCTGAACAAACCGGCTGGCCTGACGTCTCACGACTGTGTAGCTCGGGTGCGGCGCTTGTTGAAAATGAAGCGAGTGGGCCATGGGGGTACCCTGGACCCGGCGGCAACTGGGGTATTGCCGATAGCCCTCGATCGGGCTACGCGCCTATTGCAGTTTTTGCCGGATGGGAAAGCCTATCGGGCGACGGTGCGGTTTGGCCTGCAAACCACCACGGATGATCTGGAGGGGGAGGTGATCGCGGCTCATGCGGTTCCCCATCTGGATCTGCCCCAGGTACAGGCTGCGCTGCCCCAATTTGTCGGTCAGATCCAGCAGGTGCCACCGATGTACAGTGCGATTCAGGTGCAGGGGCAGCGACTGTACAATCTGGCCCGAGCCGGTGAGACGATCGAGGTGCCTGTCCGATCTGTAGTAGTATCGCGGATTGAGATTTTGGCCTGGCGATCGGGGGATTTCCCGGAGATCGATCTGGAGATCGCCTGTGGTCCGGGCACCTATATTCGGGCGATCGCCCGCGATTTGGGGGAGGTCTTACAGACGGGCGGAACCTTGGCAAAATTGGAGCGAACCGAGAGTTGTGGCTTCCAGTTGGCTGATAGCCTCACCCTGGAAGATCTGGAGATCCGATTGCCACAGGAGATCTGGCAGCCCCTTCCTCCTGATGCTGCCCTGAGACATCTCCCGGCGATCGACCTGCCGGTGCCCGCAGCCCAGCGCTGGTGCCAGGGCCAGTCCATTCCCTGGTCGCCAGGGATGGATCTGTCAAAGGCCATGATTCGGGTCTACCATGGAGACGATCGCTTTCTGGGGATCGGGCAATGGGTTCAGGTAGACGAAACTGAGCTGCTGGCTCCCCGCATCGTATTTGACAATAATCTCTGA
- a CDS encoding alpha/beta hydrolase, translated as MAAERIHVSYSVLERSISINSLETYARTGVIKDDLAAYAEYVEPGQLQQFRSVLLSRIDLSPVAISQFLYTPIGENLLQRLGQVIQVDSGLSGFYAIRSALILSAADADGLTLLNVLKKFPSRELRINVARSLEIAGVLQQFIQQTNQAQAAIFRVAATEATTIPVIPFKDQPDLRNRGPYTWKQRTIVLNDLSRQRTYPADIYLPQGQRSQDAPQPPYPVIVISHGVGSDRSTLAYLAQQLASYGFAVAVPEHLGSNARQLSALISGRASEVVEPSEFIDRPLDIRFLLDELEQLSQGVSEYRGLLNTRQVGIVGQSFGGYTALVVVSPGINFSRLQQACPPGADSLNLSLLLQCLATQVNASRILYDSRIKATIAINPVAGTVLGKESLSKIQVPVMVVTGLADTVTPALPEQLFPFTWLTTTHRYLAAVKGGTHFSMIAEAGPAGGPVPIPDALVGPNPRIARRYMNALTVAFFQTYVAGRSEYRAYLTAAYADFLSQGPLDLHLVQSLTTAQLEQAIGGSVQ; from the coding sequence CAATTCCCTGGAGACCTATGCCAGAACTGGGGTGATTAAAGATGATCTGGCTGCTTATGCCGAGTATGTTGAGCCTGGACAGTTGCAGCAGTTTCGTTCGGTGCTCCTGAGCCGGATTGACCTCAGTCCGGTGGCGATTTCTCAATTTCTCTACACCCCGATCGGAGAAAACCTGCTCCAACGTCTGGGGCAGGTGATCCAGGTGGATTCCGGCCTGTCTGGGTTTTATGCTATCCGATCGGCCCTGATCCTATCAGCGGCGGATGCTGATGGTCTGACCCTGCTGAATGTACTGAAAAAATTTCCCAGCCGGGAACTGCGAATTAATGTAGCCCGCTCTCTGGAGATTGCGGGTGTTTTGCAGCAGTTTATTCAGCAAACCAATCAGGCCCAGGCTGCCATCTTTCGGGTGGCTGCTACGGAAGCAACGACGATTCCGGTGATTCCCTTTAAGGATCAACCCGATTTGCGGAATCGCGGCCCCTACACCTGGAAGCAGCGCACGATCGTTCTCAATGATCTATCCCGGCAGCGGACCTATCCGGCGGATATTTATCTGCCCCAGGGGCAACGCTCCCAGGATGCCCCCCAACCTCCCTACCCGGTGATCGTCATTTCCCACGGTGTCGGTTCAGACCGGAGCACCCTGGCTTATCTGGCTCAGCAACTCGCTTCCTACGGATTTGCGGTGGCGGTGCCGGAGCATTTGGGCAGTAATGCCCGACAGTTGAGTGCCCTGATCAGTGGTCGGGCCAGTGAGGTGGTGGAGCCTTCAGAATTCATCGATCGGCCCCTGGATATCCGATTTTTGTTGGATGAACTGGAGCAACTCAGCCAGGGAGTCTCTGAGTATCGCGGTCTCCTCAACACCCGTCAGGTTGGGATTGTGGGTCAATCCTTTGGAGGCTATACGGCGCTGGTGGTGGTTAGCCCTGGGATTAACTTTTCCCGGCTCCAGCAAGCTTGTCCACCGGGTGCGGACTCTCTGAATCTGTCTCTCTTGCTTCAGTGTTTGGCTACCCAGGTGAATGCATCTCGTATCCTCTATGATTCTCGCATTAAGGCGACGATCGCGATTAACCCGGTGGCAGGCACGGTCCTGGGGAAAGAAAGCTTGAGCAAAATTCAAGTGCCCGTGATGGTCGTGACGGGTTTGGCGGATACTGTAACCCCGGCACTGCCCGAACAACTCTTTCCTTTCACCTGGTTGACGACCACCCATCGCTACCTGGCGGCTGTCAAAGGTGGGACACACTTTTCCATGATTGCAGAAGCAGGACCTGCGGGTGGGCCTGTCCCAATTCCTGATGCCCTGGTTGGGCCTAATCCTCGAATTGCCCGTCGCTACATGAATGCCCTGACGGTTGCTTTTTTTCAGACTTATGTGGCGGGTCGATCGGAATACCGGGCTTACCTGACTGCTGCTTATGCAGACTTTCTGAGTCAGGGACCTCTGGATCTTCATCTGGTGCAATCTTTGACCACGGCTCAACTAGAGCAGGCGATCGGCGGATCCGTGCAATAA